GCCACCTGCAACGCCTGGGGCGTCCCTTCATGGTCGTCGACACCCGGGCCGAGCCGCCCGGCCTCGAGGCCTTCCGCGACGCCCATCCGGCGGTCGAGGTGCACTGCGGGTCGCTCACCGACCTCGACATGGGCGCGGCCCGGGAGGTGGTGGTGAGTCCCGGCGTCGATCCCCGCTCGCCGGGCCTCGCCGACCTGGCCGGCCGCCGCGGGCCGCAGGGCGAGCCCCTGGTGGTGGGGGAGATGGCGCTGTTTGTGCGGGCCTGCCGGGCCCCCATCGCCGCCATCACCGGGGCCAACGCCAAGTCCACGGTGACCACCCTGCTCGGCGAGATGGCGGTCGAGGCCGGCCGTCGGGTGGCGGTGGGCGGCAACCTCGGCACCCCGGCGCTGGACCTGCTCGCCGAGCGGCCCGACGCCGAGTTGTACGTGCTCGAGCTGTCGAGCTTCCAGCTCGAGACCACGCCCTGTCTCGGCGCCGAGACCGCCGCCTTCCTCAATCTCTCCGAGGACCACCTCGATCGCCACGGCGACCTGGCCGGCTACCGGGAGGCCAAGCTCGGGATCTTCCGGGGGGCTCGCCATGGCGTGGTCAACGCCGAGGAGCCCGACACCTGGCCGGTCGCGCCGCTGCCGGCGCTGGACCGCTTCACCACCCGCCCGCCCGAGGCGGGGGAGTGGGGCATCGGCGAGCATGACGACGGCGCGGGGCCCGGGCCCTGGCTGATGCATGGCGTCATGCCCCTGATGCCTGCCGAGGCGGTGCGCCTGCCCGGTCGGCACAACCAGGCCAATGCCCTGGCGGCCCTGGCCATGGGGCATCGCCTGGGGCTTGGGCTAGCCGCCATGCGCCGGGTGCTGGAACGCTTTCCGGGCCTGCCCCATCGCGGCGAGCTGGTGGCCGAGATCCGCGGGGTGCGCTGGATCAACGACTCCAAGGGCACCAACGTGGGGGCCACCCTCGCCGCCATCGCCGGCCTGGGGCCGACCCTGGCGGGCCGCCTGATCCTGCTCGCCGGCGGGGTCGGCAAGGGCGCGGACTTCACCCCCTTGGCCGCGCCGCTGGCCCGCTATGGCCGCGAGGCGATCCTCTTCGGCCAGGATGCCGAGCGCCTGGCGACCGCGCTCGACGGGTCGGTGCCGCTGAGCCGGGTCGACGACCTGGCGGCGGCCATGGCCCGGGCCGCCGAGATCGCCGCGCCGGGGGATTGCGTGCTGCTCTCGCCGGCCTGTGCCAGTCTCGACCAGTTCCGCGACTATCAGGCGCGTGGCGAGGCCTTCCGCCAGGCCGTCGAGCAGCGCCGCCGGGAGGTGGCCTCATGAGCCGGCTATCTCGCCTGAGGCAACGCCTGTCCACCGCCGAGCAGCCCTTCGACGGCTGGCTGGTGCTCGCGGCGCTGGCGCTGCTGCTGATCGGCTGGGTGATGGTCACCTCGGCCTCCACCGAGGTGGCCTCCAGCCTCACCGGCAACGCCTGGTACTTCAGCCTGCGCCACGGCGCCTTCCTGCTGGTGTCGCTGGTCGTGGCGGCCCTGGCGCTGCGGGTGCCCCTGGGTTGGTGGAGGGCCAACGGGCCCCTGTTGCTGCTGGTGGGCATGCTGCTGCTGGCGCTGGTGCTGGTGGTCGGCCGCGAGGTCAACGGCAGCCGCCGTTGGCTGTCGCTGCCCGGCGTGCCCTTCAACCTGCAGGCCTCGGAAGTCGCCAAGCTGTGCCTGATCACCTACCTGGCCGGCTACCTCGAGCGCTTCCTCCCGCAGGTGCGCCGGGAGTGGGGCGCCTTCCTCCGGCCGCTGGCGGTGATGGCGGTGATGGGCGGGTTGCTGATCCTGGAGCCGGACTACGGGGCGGTGGTGGTGATGACCGGCTGCGTGATGGGCATGCTGCTGATGGCGGGGGCGCCCTGGGGGCGCTTCCTGCTGCTGATGCTGCTGGTGGCGGCCCTCGGCGCCATCGCCGCCATTGCCGAGCCCTATCGCATGGCGCGCCTGACCAGCTTCGCCGACCCCTGGGCCGACCAGTTCGCCAGCGGCTATCAGCTCACCCAGGCCCTGATCGCCTTCGGCCGGGGGCACTGGCTGGGGATGGGGCTCGGCAACAGCGTGCAGAAGCTGTTCTACCTGCCCGAGGCCCACACCGACTTCGTGTTCGCCGTGCTCGCCGAGGAGTTGGGCCTGGTCGGCGCCGTCGCCGTGGTGGGGCTGTTCGCGCTGCTGGTGTGGCGGGCCATGGCGGTGGGGCGGCGGGCCGAGCTGGCCAAGCTGCCGTTTGCCGCCTATGTCAGCTACGGCATCGCCCTGGTGATCGGCGCCCAGGCCTTCATCAATATCGCGGTCAGCACCGGCATGCTGCCCACCAAGGGGCTGACCCTGCCGCTGCTCAGTTACGGCGGCTCGAGCCTGGTGGTCAGCTGCGTGATGATGGCGATCCTGCTGCGGGCGGATATCGAGGCCCGCCAGGCGGTGCGTCGTGCTCGGCCCACGGCCGACCGGGCGGCACCGCCCGGCAAGACACAAGGAAGCGGATCATGAGTCGACGCGAGGGACGCCGTGCCCTGATCATGGCCGGCGGCACCGGCGGCCACGTCATCCCCGCCCTGTCGCTGGCCCGTTCGCTGACGGCGGCCGGGGTCGAGGTGGCGTGGCTGGGCAGCCCCCGGGGCATCGAGAATCGCCTGGTGCCGGCCGCCGGCATCCCCCTGCACCATATCGCGGTGAGCGGCCTGCGCGGCAACGGCCTGGTCGGCTGGCTGCTGGCGCCCTGGCGGCTGGCCCGGGCCGTGGGGCAGGCCGCCCAAGTGATCCGCGACGTCGACCCGCAACTGGTGGTGGGGCTGGGCGGCTTCGCCAGCGGCCCTGGCGGCCTGGCCGCCTGGCTCGCG
The Halomonas sp. M4R1S46 DNA segment above includes these coding regions:
- the ftsW gene encoding putative lipid II flippase FtsW, whose protein sequence is MSRLSRLRQRLSTAEQPFDGWLVLAALALLLIGWVMVTSASTEVASSLTGNAWYFSLRHGAFLLVSLVVAALALRVPLGWWRANGPLLLLVGMLLLALVLVVGREVNGSRRWLSLPGVPFNLQASEVAKLCLITYLAGYLERFLPQVRREWGAFLRPLAVMAVMGGLLILEPDYGAVVVMTGCVMGMLLMAGAPWGRFLLLMLLVAALGAIAAIAEPYRMARLTSFADPWADQFASGYQLTQALIAFGRGHWLGMGLGNSVQKLFYLPEAHTDFVFAVLAEELGLVGAVAVVGLFALLVWRAMAVGRRAELAKLPFAAYVSYGIALVIGAQAFINIAVSTGMLPTKGLTLPLLSYGGSSLVVSCVMMAILLRADIEARQAVRRARPTADRAAPPGKTQGSGS
- the murD gene encoding UDP-N-acetylmuramoyl-L-alanine--D-glutamate ligase, translated to MVKVPKGMTLVVGLGVSGRAICRHLQRLGRPFMVVDTRAEPPGLEAFRDAHPAVEVHCGSLTDLDMGAAREVVVSPGVDPRSPGLADLAGRRGPQGEPLVVGEMALFVRACRAPIAAITGANAKSTVTTLLGEMAVEAGRRVAVGGNLGTPALDLLAERPDAELYVLELSSFQLETTPCLGAETAAFLNLSEDHLDRHGDLAGYREAKLGIFRGARHGVVNAEEPDTWPVAPLPALDRFTTRPPEAGEWGIGEHDDGAGPGPWLMHGVMPLMPAEAVRLPGRHNQANALAALAMGHRLGLGLAAMRRVLERFPGLPHRGELVAEIRGVRWINDSKGTNVGATLAAIAGLGPTLAGRLILLAGGVGKGADFTPLAAPLARYGREAILFGQDAERLATALDGSVPLSRVDDLAAAMARAAEIAAPGDCVLLSPACASLDQFRDYQARGEAFRQAVEQRRREVAS